The Prochlorococcus marinus XMU1408 region AAAATAGCCTAATTTTTTTAAAAGAAAAATTCATTTTCAATCTCTGATGGTGGCCAGCTTATATCGACAATTACAGGTGCGTGGTCACTAGGTTTCTCTTTGGATCTGGGTTCTTTATCGATCCAACAACTGTTGGCACAACTTAGAATATCTTCTGTTAGATAAATATGATCGATTCGCCAACCCTTATCCCTCTCCCAAGCTGAATGGCGATAATCCCACCATGACCAATGTTTTTCTCCTGGTTCAAAAATTCTAAAAACATCTTCTAATTCTTCTCCTAAAGCATCTTTGAGTAATTTTCTTTCTTTGGAAGAGGTCATAATTGACTCTTCGTAATTACTTGGCGTATGTATATCTTTATCTTCCGGGGCTATATTAAAGTCTCCTAATAAACATATAGGTGAATGACTTGAAATTATTTGCTTTAGATATAATTTCAGACATTCTAGCCATTTTACTTTGTAAATAAACTTATCCGAATCAATCGATGATCCATTAGGAACATAAACATTGATGATTATCATATCATTGATTTCAGCACTTATAATTCTTTTTTGTTGACTTAAAATATCTAAATCTTCATGGTTTGATATTACCTTATCAAAACCAATCTTTATATCATTAATCGGGAATTTACTTATTATTGCAACACCATTATAAGATTTTTGCCCAGATATTGAAACTTCGTAACCAAGGTTTGAAAAAACTTCGACTGGGAATAAATAATCCTCTGTTTTTGTTTCTTGTAAGCAAAGTATGTCAATCTTGTTGGTAATTAGCCATTCTTTAACATGATCTATTCTTGAGCGAATAGAATTGACATTCCATGTTGCTACAAGCAAGGCCCTAAAAAAATATTGCTTAAGTTATTATCATGTAAAATCAGACGAAAGTTTAGTTTTGAATCAAATTGCACATTTTCTTCGTAGCCAATTGTTTTTGGTTTTATTTTTTTTAATGCCAACTTTTATTTGTGCTGGACGTACTTTATTTGATGCTAGATTTACAAAAATTTCGGAAGTAAAAAATTATTCTATTGACGATAAAAGAGATATTTACAGTACTTTTGATTCAGAAGATAAAAATGAGAATGGGTTGCCTATTGATCCATTTGATTTGATGAATCGTCTTAAGCGAGCAGGAGCAATGAATAATGCTACAACTCCATCAGATGCACTTGATGAAGCTCTCAATGCTTTTGATCAGTCAGAATACGAAAATGTCCCAATTAAATAAAATCATCATAGTCTTTGTAAGATTTTGGTAAATTTAAGATTGGGCACTGATAGCCCATTTATTAAATAGATGCAAAACCATCCGATCCCTTCGGTTACTGACCCATTGCAATACAGAGCAATTGGAATAGTTAGAGGTATTTACAAACCGCAAGATGATGAAACTTTTACTCGTGGAAAGATAATTGATGTTAAAGGGAATGAAATTGATTCAGTTGTTCTTGGCAGAGTTATAACTTTGATCCGTAATCACGTTTCACTAGAAAAACCTCATCTCTGGGTCGTTTACCCAAGATGTAGAAATAATCAAAATCTTCATTTGCAAATCACAGGTATCTGGGAACCAAGTACTTTGAATAAAGATGTTGTTGTTCAAGAGGAGCTTTCGAATGAAAGTTCAAGTTTTAAAGTTGACTCTGATGAATTAAGTGAAGGTGATGACTATTTTTCAATAAGGGGAGAATTGATTTTTACTAACCCAGAAGAGA contains the following coding sequences:
- the xth gene encoding exodeoxyribonuclease III, whose translation is MLVATWNVNSIRSRIDHVKEWLITNKIDILCLQETKTEDYLFPVEVFSNLGYEVSISGQKSYNGVAIISKFPINDIKIGFDKVISNHEDLDILSQQKRIISAEINDMIIINVYVPNGSSIDSDKFIYKVKWLECLKLYLKQIISSHSPICLLGDFNIAPEDKDIHTPSNYEESIMTSSKERKLLKDALGEELEDVFRIFEPGEKHWSWWDYRHSAWERDKGWRIDHIYLTEDILSCANSCWIDKEPRSKEKPSDHAPVIVDISWPPSEIENEFFF